From Oryza sativa Japonica Group chromosome 4, ASM3414082v1, one genomic window encodes:
- the LOC4335190 gene encoding uncharacterized protein, whose protein sequence is MELPVADPGPVRAEGLLLQCPYCDSEAMHKLAQFLLPGLAAVCIDCTTGDLFRKPSVVAVDMRKEMVDYVTQRSETFISDSLIESEASQDQENEMPEDPFEIVSIFMDDFSSTKRNIIGHVSGWLMSDSREDKIDDFVQEMEMTRFWPLERREVIAEVLLKNVDLKTKYHCPEKYENEERLADHKAQCSFRPVTCPNDGCRAKVSVRCMQDHDSACLFKILTCEQNCEKRLLRHDMDRHCVTVCPMRPMKCPFGCDSSFPERNLEQHCSEFLQAHLHKLLKAIHKKGFTDEGLKDHALLLEKHDNDGKLAKSRDVRSLTNVVKNLEAKIKDDSS, encoded by the exons ATGGAGCTCCCAGTTGCTGATCCTGGGCCGGTGAGGGCTGAAGGATTGCTTCTGCAGTGTCCCTATTGTGATTCAGAGGCAATGCACAAACTCGCGCAGTTCTTGCTCCCCGGCTTGGCTGCGGTATGCATTGACTGCACGACAGGCGATCTCTTCAGGAAGCCGTCGGTTGTCGCCGTTGACATGAGGAAGGAAATGGTGGACTATGTCACGCAGAGAAGCGAGACATTCATATCCGATTCGCTTATCGAATCAGAAGCAAGTCAGGATCAAGAGAACGAGATGCCGGAGGACCCTTTTGAGATCGTGTCCATCTTCATGGATGATTTTAGTAGCACGAAGAGGAACATTATCGGCCATGTCTCTGGGTGGTTGATGAGCGACAGCCGCGAAGATAAGATTGATGACTTTGTCCAAGAAATGGAGATGACCCGCTTCTGGCCGCTGGAAAGGAGAGAAGTTATTGCTGAGGTCCTCCTCAAGAATGTAGACCTGAAAACCAAGTACCACTGCCCTGAGAAATATGAAAATGAAGAACGTCTCGCTGATCATAAGGCCCAGTGTAGCTTCAGACCTGTTACCTGCCCCAATGATGGATGCCGAGCGAAAGTTTCTGTTCGCTGCATGCAAGACCATGATTCAGCTTGCCTGTTTAAAATCCTTACATGTGAGCAGAACTGTGAGAAGCGGCTTCTGAGGCATGATATGGATAGGCACTGCGTGACTGTGTGCCCCATGAGGCCCATGAAATGCCCTTTTGGCTGTGATTCCTCCTTTCCTGAGCGTAATCTTGAGCAGCACTGTTCTGAGTTTCTTCAGGCACACCTCCATAAACTCCTCAAGGCTATTCATAAGAAAGGTTTTACAGATGAGGGGCTCAAGGACCATGCTCTACTGCTGGAAAAG CATGACAATGATGGTAAACTGGCTAAATCTCGGGATGTAAGATCTCTTACTAATGTTGTAAAGAATCTTGAAGCCAAAATAAAAGATGATTCGAGTTAG